A genomic window from Acinetobacter chinensis includes:
- a CDS encoding response regulator, with the protein MNILIVDDHPLFRHALIQAVRYSLPQAQIHETAAVNEFYERLENGPEPDLVLLDLNLPGASGFSALVHVRAQYPALPIIVVSAHEEASIMQRAIAHGAMGYIPKSAHPSHIGEAIRQVLEGEIWLPPNLQANSGFDPRAADETELAERIQSLTPQQFRVLMMVAEGLLNKQIAYELDVSEATIKAHVTAIFRKLGVQNRTQAVLAINALNIEDKKM; encoded by the coding sequence ATGAACATATTAATCGTTGATGATCATCCGTTGTTTCGTCATGCTTTGATTCAGGCCGTTCGCTACAGCTTACCTCAGGCTCAGATTCATGAGACGGCGGCAGTAAATGAATTTTATGAACGGCTTGAAAATGGTCCAGAGCCTGATCTGGTTCTGCTGGATCTGAATCTGCCAGGCGCGTCAGGTTTTTCAGCACTGGTTCATGTCCGTGCACAGTATCCTGCACTTCCCATTATTGTCGTTTCTGCACATGAAGAAGCATCCATTATGCAACGGGCTATTGCGCATGGGGCAATGGGTTATATTCCAAAATCTGCTCATCCAAGTCATATTGGCGAAGCAATCCGTCAGGTGCTCGAAGGTGAGATCTGGTTACCGCCAAATCTTCAGGCAAACTCTGGATTTGACCCTCGTGCAGCAGATGAAACGGAGCTGGCAGAACGGATTCAGTCTTTAACACCGCAGCAGTTCCGTGTACTGATGATGGTTGCTGAAGGTCTGCTCAATAAACAGATTGCTTATGAGCTGGATGTGTCAGAAGCAACCATTAAGGCTCATGTCACCGCGATTTTCCGTAAACTGGGTGTACAGAACCGGACTCAGGCAGTGCTTGCAATTAACGCTCTGAATATTGAAGATAAAAAAATGTAA
- the msuE gene encoding FMN reductase, which yields MSFYTQQKPLNIVAVSGGLNNPSKTEALVQAILDELGEATPINVHFIKFSEIGHLLGGAIYRNQLPQRVQDDLAAVEAADALIVGTPVYRASFTGLFKHFFDFVEQTALVDVPVLLAASGGSDRHALVLEHQLRPLFSFFQAQTLPIGVYATDRDFTPEYTIHSEFLRDRITLAVARALPILEWAPAKGQRAEVVKSKTEQANQNLGINKQIEQDEVLPSAAIPDLDAAESRLHAKSKTPKSQVA from the coding sequence ATGTCTTTTTATACTCAACAAAAACCACTCAATATTGTCGCTGTATCTGGCGGTTTAAATAATCCATCAAAAACCGAAGCGCTTGTTCAAGCCATTTTAGATGAATTAGGCGAAGCAACACCAATCAATGTGCATTTCATTAAATTCAGTGAAATTGGACACTTGTTAGGTGGTGCAATTTACCGTAATCAGCTTCCACAACGTGTTCAGGATGATTTAGCTGCCGTAGAAGCAGCAGATGCTTTAATCGTGGGCACACCAGTGTACCGTGCATCATTCACCGGTCTGTTCAAACACTTCTTTGATTTTGTTGAGCAAACTGCACTCGTTGATGTGCCTGTATTATTGGCCGCATCAGGTGGTTCAGACCGTCATGCTTTAGTGCTTGAGCATCAGTTACGTCCATTATTCAGCTTCTTCCAGGCGCAGACTTTACCGATTGGTGTCTATGCGACAGATCGTGATTTTACCCCTGAATACACCATTCACAGCGAGTTTTTACGTGATCGTATTACTTTAGCTGTTGCACGTGCCTTGCCGATTTTAGAGTGGGCACCTGCCAAAGGTCAGCGTGCTGAAGTGGTGAAATCAAAAACGGAACAAGCCAATCAAAACTTAGGCATTAACAAACAGATTGAGCAGGATGAAGTACTGCCATCGGCTGCGATTCCAGACCTGGATGCTGCCGAATCGCGTCTACATGCCAAATCCAAAACACCAAAATCACAGGTTGCCTAA
- the sfnG gene encoding dimethylsulfone monooxygenase SfnG — protein sequence MSQNQFNNTAQQQAIKFAYWVPNVSGGLVVSNIEQRTDWSYDYNVRLAQAAEKSGFEYALTQIRFTAGYGAENQHESVSFSHALLAKTEKLKVIAAILPGPWKPALAAKQLATIDYLTNGRVAINVVSGWFRGEFDAIGEPWPEHDERYVRSEEFIRTLKGIWTTDNYSFDGKYYQFKDYTLKPKPVQKPHIEVFQGGSSRAARDMASRVSDWYFTNGNTPAELKKQIDDIREKAKVNGHSVKIGVNAFIIARDTEEEAQAVLQEIIAKANVEAVNAFGDATREAGAASKEGEGNWAKSTFEDLVQYNDGFKTNLIGTPQQIAERIVELKNVGVDLVLSGFLHFIEEVEYFGEKVLPLVRELEAQQQSFVQVRSA from the coding sequence ATGTCACAAAATCAATTCAATAATACAGCTCAACAACAAGCCATAAAGTTTGCCTACTGGGTTCCCAATGTCAGCGGTGGCTTAGTTGTGAGTAATATTGAGCAACGTACCGACTGGAGCTATGACTACAATGTTCGTTTGGCGCAAGCCGCTGAAAAAAGTGGTTTTGAATATGCGCTGACACAGATCCGTTTTACTGCTGGTTATGGTGCGGAAAATCAACATGAATCGGTAAGCTTCAGTCATGCACTTTTAGCAAAAACTGAAAAATTAAAAGTCATTGCTGCCATTCTGCCTGGCCCCTGGAAACCCGCGCTTGCAGCAAAGCAATTGGCAACCATTGATTATTTAACTAATGGTCGTGTGGCGATCAATGTAGTGAGTGGCTGGTTCCGTGGCGAGTTTGATGCCATTGGTGAGCCTTGGCCTGAACATGATGAACGCTATGTACGTTCTGAAGAATTTATCCGTACCTTAAAAGGCATCTGGACAACGGATAACTATAGCTTTGATGGTAAATATTACCAGTTTAAAGACTACACCTTAAAGCCAAAACCTGTGCAAAAACCACATATTGAAGTGTTCCAGGGTGGAAGTTCACGCGCTGCGCGCGACATGGCTTCCCGTGTTTCTGACTGGTACTTTACCAATGGCAACACCCCTGCTGAACTGAAAAAGCAGATTGATGATATTCGGGAAAAAGCCAAAGTGAATGGTCACAGCGTAAAAATCGGCGTGAATGCTTTTATTATCGCCCGTGACACTGAAGAAGAAGCACAAGCGGTACTGCAGGAAATCATTGCCAAAGCCAATGTTGAAGCCGTCAATGCCTTCGGTGATGCCACCCGTGAAGCAGGTGCAGCCTCTAAAGAAGGCGAAGGTAACTGGGCAAAATCTACTTTTGAAGATTTGGTTCAATATAACGATGGTTTTAAAACCAATTTGATCGGGACACCACAACAAATTGCTGAACGAATTGTTGAATTAAAAAATGTCGGTGTGGATTTAGTCCTTTCAGGTTTCTTACATTTTATTGAAGAAGTCGAATATTTTGGGGAAAAGGTGTTGCCATTGGTTCGTGAACTGGAAGCACAACAGCAATCGTTTGTGCAGGTCAGGTCTGCTTAA
- the ampC gene encoding class C beta-lactamase: MFFNKSTAIFCFFISCTSITTANTSQAGISSDQLKVEKAINQSFQPLMKKYDVAGMAIGVIYKGKSYEQYSGLQSIADHKKVNKNTLFELGSVSKIFTAIAGTYAQNLGKMSPQDYPAQYLPALKNSEINQVTLLELATYTSGNLPLQFPDQIQTDAEIIQYFQNWHIKNPIGKYRQYSNPSIGLFGELTAKAMKMSFKTLSEQVIYPQLDLKHTYIQVPKQQQKNYAFGYNQKNQPIRVTAGAFDTQAYGVKSNLADLLHFINLNIDPELARATIKPAIKATHTGYYKIGDMTQALGWEKFTYPATLQTLQESNSERVVMQSNPVEKTTVETGSKVFHKTGSTNGFGSYIIYIPEEKFGLVMLMNKKIPNPERIKAAYEVFHSLH; this comes from the coding sequence TTGTTTTTCAATAAAAGCACCGCTATTTTCTGCTTTTTTATCAGTTGTACAAGCATCACCACTGCAAATACCAGCCAAGCAGGAATATCTTCAGATCAGCTCAAGGTTGAAAAAGCGATAAACCAGTCATTTCAGCCCCTGATGAAAAAATATGATGTCGCAGGTATGGCAATCGGCGTGATCTATAAGGGAAAAAGTTACGAACAATATTCAGGTTTACAGTCCATTGCAGACCATAAAAAGGTGAATAAAAATACACTTTTTGAATTAGGTTCAGTCAGTAAAATATTTACTGCAATTGCGGGAACGTATGCGCAAAATCTTGGAAAAATGTCTCCTCAGGATTACCCTGCGCAATATCTGCCTGCACTCAAAAACTCAGAAATCAATCAAGTGACACTGCTGGAATTGGCAACCTACACCAGTGGCAATCTTCCTTTACAGTTTCCTGATCAAATACAGACGGATGCCGAAATTATTCAATATTTTCAAAACTGGCACATTAAAAATCCGATTGGAAAATACCGTCAATATTCCAATCCAAGTATAGGGCTGTTCGGTGAGTTGACGGCGAAAGCGATGAAGATGTCTTTTAAAACCTTATCCGAGCAGGTCATCTATCCGCAACTCGATCTCAAACATACCTATATTCAGGTACCTAAACAACAACAGAAAAATTATGCCTTTGGTTATAATCAAAAGAATCAGCCGATACGTGTGACTGCGGGGGCTTTTGATACTCAAGCCTATGGCGTGAAATCGAACCTGGCGGATCTGTTGCATTTTATCAATTTAAACATAGATCCTGAGCTTGCCAGAGCAACGATCAAACCTGCGATCAAGGCTACACATACAGGTTATTATAAAATTGGAGACATGACTCAAGCACTCGGATGGGAAAAATTTACTTATCCAGCGACATTGCAGACCTTACAGGAAAGCAACTCTGAGCGTGTTGTTATGCAATCAAACCCTGTTGAGAAAACAACGGTTGAGACTGGCTCAAAGGTCTTCCATAAAACAGGTTCTACCAATGGTTTTGGGTCTTATATCATTTATATTCCTGAAGAAAAATTTGGTTTAGTGATGTTGATGAACAAAAAAATACCGAATCCTGAACGCATCAAAGCTGCTTATGAGGTATTTCATTCATTGCATTAA
- a CDS encoding SRPBCC family protein yields MKKLAYALLLLPAMSMSQAWAEDRPVQVEEKTVLNYSTGGYATVEIQKPVAHVFKSLTNVNIWPDINKGVTLRIQPENVKVQQGIKFKETIASPIPGIKNWTNEWHVLEYIPNKKFVIAGWETYAQVPIHSKISYEFAEKSQNTTEFKRTIEVTLDKKFIEGASKQEVEALYRFVGSQWEMAQHLKNYIETH; encoded by the coding sequence ATGAAAAAATTAGCTTATGCATTGTTGTTATTACCTGCGATGAGTATGTCGCAAGCTTGGGCAGAAGATCGTCCTGTACAGGTTGAGGAGAAAACAGTTCTGAATTATTCAACAGGCGGTTATGCCACCGTTGAAATTCAAAAACCTGTTGCGCATGTGTTTAAATCATTGACCAATGTCAATATATGGCCAGATATCAATAAAGGTGTGACGCTGCGTATTCAACCTGAAAATGTGAAGGTGCAACAAGGCATTAAGTTTAAGGAAACGATTGCAAGTCCAATTCCTGGTATCAAAAACTGGACCAATGAATGGCATGTTCTGGAATATATTCCGAATAAAAAGTTTGTGATCGCAGGTTGGGAAACTTATGCGCAAGTGCCGATTCATTCTAAAATCAGTTATGAATTTGCAGAAAAATCTCAAAATACAACCGAGTTTAAGCGAACTATTGAAGTGACTTTAGATAAGAAATTTATTGAAGGTGCGAGCAAGCAAGAAGTTGAAGCATTGTATCGTTTTGTCGGTTCACAATGGGAAATGGCGCAACATTTAAAGAATTATATCGAAACACACTGA